One genomic window of Bactrocera dorsalis isolate Fly_Bdor chromosome 4, ASM2337382v1, whole genome shotgun sequence includes the following:
- the LOC105224934 gene encoding GAS2-like protein pickled eggs, whose amino-acid sequence MAMLEARPYRPFKSSEEYLEAMKEDLAEWLSTLYPDLNINAENFMDRLDTGVALCKHANYVRQAAEDYLARRQARNKSMTRSMTSGSAGPILAMGNVHYLPAAKSGTFFSRDNVSNFITWCRKSLKIIECLLFETDDLIMRKNEKHVILCLLEVARRGAKFGMLAPMLVQMERQIDREIAADNKANGIGCGTQTDNADATGTQTEIGINTDNVATETDMFDSDSENEDDDDNSPMLMYGPQPQIITNDLKSLDEMVRDLVEKCTCPSQFPMVRVSEGKYRIGDTKVLIFVRILRSHVMVRVGGGWDTLAHYLDKHDPCRCKAQHRSSVAARLVPRTTNQTNGGIELHKAQVIYERSPPSTRKIISNFNNQAAGNGSATSSPISNNNSYNLSPNFGNNNKQTSRSPTPQRKFLNHHNTVNATDGAVGEKLLTANGTNGTSTLSPSPNLARRSMSPSPRRLIDMRKKQSSLDSSNGSGPKSLPICSETVGNHIQFDGLNYTAGQTENGTTQVGAGNTDASTNGTNNKFENISDNGSEISDEGYRSLGVIQSNAQKRESLHSQASVEDAESNARLDQTSSDSQLSPADDLTISNKAVDILGSDFNSTPIELNIDAGPQSLPAVLTTPAQNFTQMNLADNFERSGIFITDDEITVDVANATGLRKTGFANKIFGGDDVTDNSVATSKESKDNNAGKSSKIPRSPVAPRRRSLDNSNCSSASMQDISTRTGLPVFNRKQPVYRSVRRPATEINRNSDNVSAAVATRKSTTPPVREVTNTWSGRAAAGKKRPTLNADTFTAHNGAATPSSGNAFERNTRTRSSQILYDSNGRRVRGCTASLTTSPVKNYNTSPLAQQLLEAASSAKNDAQILEKMKVLLSRYSSNSNAAPNGSVTNARTPAGGNSNNKKPVYEDFTSAWVHSNGNLERSNSCSPPTKSLSKRSSAASSTESTQSREVASVIVSPRRDRGLSKIPAPTRQHTELY is encoded by the exons CACGCGAACTATGTACGCCAAGCGGCTGAGGATTACTTGGCTCGCCGTCAGGCCCGCAACAAATCGATGACGCGCTCAATGACTTCCGGCTCGGCCGGCCCCATTCTCGCCATGGGTAATGTACATTACTTGCCAGCAGCTAAAAGCGGAACATTCTTTTCACGCGACAATGTGTCCAATTTTATAACCTGGTGCAG GAAAAGCCTTAAGATAATCGAGTGCCTACTATTCGAAACAGATGATTTGATTATGCGAAAGAACGAGAAACATGTGATCCTATGTCTATTGGAAGTGGCGCGTCGCGGCGCTAAGTTTG GTATGCTCGCACCCATGCTGGTGCAGATGGAGCGGCAAATCGATCGAGAAATCGCCGCCGACAACAAAGCGAATGGAATTGGGTGTGGCACACAAACAGACAACGCCGATGCGACTGGCACACAAACTGAGATCGGCATCAATACCGATAATGTCGCCACAGAAACCGATATGTTCGACAGCGATTCGGAGAATGAGGACGACGACGATAATAGCCCGATGCTGATGTATGGCCCACAACCGCAAATTATCACCAACGATTTGAAGAGTTTGGATGAGATG GTCAGAGATTTGGTCGAGAAGTGTACATGTCCATCGCAGTTCCCAATGGTACGCGTGTCGGAGGGCAAATATCGAATTGGTGATACGAAGGTGTTAATCTTTGTGCGG ATCCTACGTTCTCACGTTATGGTACGTGTCGGCGGTGGTTGGGACACCCTGGCCCACTATCTGGATAAGCACGATCCTTGCCGTTGCAAAGCACAGCATCGTTCATCAGTTGCAGCACGCCTGGTGCCACGCACCACCAACCAAACTAACGGAGGCATTGAATTGCACAAAGCACAAGTCATCTATGAGCG CTCACCGCCATCTACTCGTAAAATTATTTCCAACTTCAACAATCAGGCTGCCGGCAATGGATCCGCAACATCATCGCCTATATCCAACAATAACTCATACAATTTGTCACCCAATTTCGgcaataataataagcaaacCAGTCGCAGTCCCACACCTCAACGTAAATTTCTTAATCATCACAATACTGTGAATGCAACAGATGGCGCCGTTGGAGAGAAACTGCTAACAGCAAATGGCACAAATGGCACTTCAACATTGTCGCCTTCACCAAATTTAGCACGTCGCTCCATGTCGCCCAGCCCGCGCCGACTTATTGACATGCGTAAGAAGCAGAGCTCGTTGGATTCAAGTAACGGTAGTGGTCCCAAATCCTTGCCAATTTGCAGTGAAACCGTCGGCAACCATATACAATTCGATGGACTCAACTATACGGCTGGACAAACTGAGAATGGCACTACACAAGTGGGAGCCGGCAACACGGATGCCAGCACAAATGGCACAAACAACAAATTCGAAAATATCAGTGACAATGGCAGTGAAATCAGCGATGAGGGCTATCGCAGTCTGGGTGTGATACAATCAAATGCCCAAAAGCGTGAGTCACTGCACAGTCAGGCTTCGGTGGAAGACGCTGAAAGTAATG CGCGTCTTGATCAGACCTCCAGTGATTCACAACTCTCACCAGCCGATGATCTGACCATATCTAACAAGGCAGTCGATATACTTGGCTCCGATTTTAACAGCACACCCATAGAGCTGAATATTGATGCCGGACCGCAGTCACTGCCAGCTGTGCTCACCACACCggcacaaaattttacacaaatgaATCTGGCAGATAATTTCGAACGATCAGGAATCTTTATAACCGACGATGAAATCACTGTTGATGTGGCAAATGCCACGGGTTTGCGCAAAACTGGATTTGCCAACAAAATTTTCGGCGGCGATGATGTAACCGATAACAGTGTCGCAACAAGTAAGGAATCAAAAGATAATAATGCAGGTAAAAGTAGTAAAATACCACGCTCGCCAGTAGCGCCGCGTCGACGTAGCTTGGATAATAGCAATTGCAGCAGCGCCAGCATGCAGGACATTTCGACGCGTACCGGACTGCCGGTATTCAACCGCAAACAGCCGGTTTACCGTTCCGTACGTCGTCCGGCTACCGAGATCAATAGGAATAGTGACAATGTATCCGCCGCGGTCGCGACGCGTAAATCAACAACGCCACCCGTGCGTGAGGTCACAAACACTTGGAGTGGACGCGCCGCAGCCGGCAAAAAGCGCCCCACACTCAATGCCGACACCTTCACCGCCCACAATGGTGCCGCAACACCCAGCAGCGGCAATGCCTTCGAACGCAACACACGCACACGCTCCTCTCAGATACTTTACGACAGCAATGGACGTCGCGTACGCGGTTGCACCGCCTCACTTACCACGTCGCCGGTAAAGAACTACAATACGTCACCACTGGCACAACAACTACTCGAAGCAGCGAGCAGCGCCAAAAATGATgcacaaattttagaaaaaatgaaagTATTACTCTCACGCTATTCCAGCAACAGCAATGCTGCGCCCAATGGCAGCGTCACAAATGCCAGAACACCAGCTggcggcaacagcaacaataagaaGCCCGTCTACGAGGACTTCACATCAGCCTGGGTGCACAGCAATGGCAATCTGGAACGTTCCAACAGTTGTTCGCCACCCACAAAAAGTCTCTCGAAACGCAGCTCGGCCGCCTCCTCCACGGAGAGCACACAATCACGCGAGGTGGCCTCGGTCATTGTTTCGCCACGACGCGATCGCGGTTTATCCAAAATTCCAGCACCGACACGACAACACACCGAGCTGTACTAA